The window TTGTAATGGAGTGGGGATGCCGCTAATGTTTCCGGCTTCGCCCATTGACTCCACTGCAATACAGCGACgggtattactccgtacaagtaattacagcacctatatgtagttgtacttaatactagtaagtacagtacattcgCATGGCTCAGGAGGTGACAGCAGTCGACGTTCCCGTACCGGTTTCCCCTCGTCACGATAATGGAGcatagtacctaggtacagtacctcCTACTGGCGCATGCGGCACCTAGAACGCCTAGTGACGGAGTACTGaagctgtacggagcaagtaaaacctactaggtacctagtagttatcGCTAATATCCAGCAACTGCGCACATGTCGTCCAGTCACCGGCAAAGTCGGCCTCGTGCGGAACCATTGTTCACATGCAGTAACCCCCCATCAGAAAGAGTATTGTGAAAGATATACCTAGACGTTTCTGCAAAAAGCACATACAACTTACCTACCTGCTGCTACTCTCCCTTTGCGTAGGAAAGCTGCATACCGCACCTGCATGAGCTGAGTCGCGTCAGCAGCAAGGGTGTTGTAAGACCTGACAGAAACGTGTAGTTGCGGGAGCAGATGTAAGCAAGTATAcgtaagcaagtacggagcactccatacagtactcgtacaaagtactgtatatcatatattgcaagtacttgagtgtACTCCGTTCGTGTATCAAAATCAAGTACATCGTCCTCCAGCACAGCAGAATGAGCAGAATGAGCGCGGGCGACCTTTCTTgtccttgcaagtacattggAGGAATTTTCCCGCAGCAGAAAACTCAAGTGCCAAGCTGTAGCGTGCTGGCGTTGGTACTGGTCTATGTAGGTACATGGGCTGTGCACTCAAGTATTACTAGTGAACGTGCGGATTACAGGGggaggtactccgtacagagtacagagtactaggtaccctTCTACAATCAATTGCTTGTGCCCCGAGCAAGTATCAGTACTTAGGTATATCGCATCGCACCACGGCAGCCACCACCTCCCTGTACCGAATTCCGTTGGCGTCCGGAGCCGCAACTGCCCGATGACTCGTAATGAGTGCCCCTCGTCGTACCTTGCCCACTGCCAAGGCCCTATCTCCCGTCCTGTGAAAACCAGCGACTCCCCCCTAGTCCCGTTCCCTCATGGTCCATCATGTTCTACAACTCCTGAAGCTACCGATTACATTTTCGTCACTTTGCCAGCATTGCATTGCTGGTTGCTTCCACGAACACCAACCTTTCCTTCAGCATACTTCGTCTACCCTCTAGAACAGCGCGTTTGTTTGACGGACTCCGGTGCTGTCAAATGAACCTGCATTCGAATTCACTCTTTCCTTTCCCCGTGAGTAACCGGCTGCCTCACCCTTCGCCTTTTCGCCCTGCGCCTTTCCACCACCAATTGCCTCTTCGTTGTTTCGACGTTGGAAGCGTCATTATGCGTGCCGCGGCGATGATGGAACCTTTTGCTTAACATGGCCTTGCAGAACCTTTCCTCTCCAGGTGCCATCTAAATGCCCACCATATACTCGTCACTATACACGAATTTCATCCGCCAAGGATCTACCTTTGCCAAATCCATCACCACCCACGGCTACGCACAATCCGTCGTAGCGGCCACCCATCCCCATGTTCTAAATTCGCAGAACCGTCCGGTCTTCGGCCGGCCGCATGCCAGCCGACTCAATCGCCTCGCGAGCCTAAACCTTCACTCTGCCTTCCTCACCGAACGGACAGGAGCTGGCCTCTCGTCTGACCAGCGTCATGGGCACCTTCACGGAGGCCTGGATGCCTACTTTGAAGCCCTGCAGAATcaggaggccgacggcgaagtcgacggcgaatgGACACAGTTCGAGTTCCAGAAGCGGATAGAATGGAAGCCGAGCTCATCCACCGTCCTCAACGGGGAAGAGGACGCCGGCCCTGGCGAGGAACTTGTCGCCGATGAGCCATCGGAGGCTGTTGCTGCCTTCTCGGAAgaggaggccgccgccctcgcgcaCATCGACGCGGCGCTGGAGAAGGAGATTGAGGCTCGCAATGTGCCGCCGTCTTCCCTACCGGGGTCCGTCCCCGTCTCGCGCTCGCAGACTCCCGGAGTCGACGTTCGcaccccgccgccgtcggtcgacaGCCAGTCGCAGTCGTACTCTGACCATCTGGCGAAGCTCTCTGCCGCTTCCCGATACTCGGAAATCCCCGCCGTTTTCGAGGCCATGCTGGTGACGGGTGTGAAGCCCATGGCGAGGTCGTACAACGCCTTGCTCATGGCCGCCATACACATCCCCTCCAAGAAGAGCGAGGTTGTCTCCAAGGCACTGGATGTGTATGCTGACATGGTCCGCCGTCGAGTGtcgcccgacggcgacacGTACaacatcatcgtcggccttcTGGCCTCGCGATCCCTCGAGGTGGCCGAAATGAAGGCCGTTCTCGACCAGAAGCGTCTGCGATTCGGCGGCATGGACCAGCCTGGAAAGTTCATGTTCGCCTCGCACGAACTGGAGCACGCCATCCTCTGCGAGGACGATAGGCTGGACCTGGCCATGAAGCTGTTCGACCAGTCCAACGATGCAGACGCGGCCGACTACTCTGCCGAGACCTACCAGCGACTCATCTCGGCCTGCGGCCAGGCTGGCCGCGTGTCGGACATGCTTCGACTGTTTGAGCACATGGAGTCGAGCAAGAGCGTTCCCTTTGCCGCCATATTCCCGACCATGATCACTGCCTTTGCTCGCCGCGGGGACCTCGTCAGCGCCGTGGAGTGCTACAATGAGTAtcgcagcctcgccgtcgcgcacgacgacggccgagcagctCTCCAcgaccgcctcgacgaccaagtctacgccgccgtcatcaaTGCCTACGTCATCTCGGACAAGATCGAGGGCGCCATGAAGTTTTTCAAGAAGATTGTCAGCGAGTACGGCGTccgagccgtcgacgtcaaagatgccctcgtcggcggcggcttcgttCAGGGCTTCATATCCCGAGGCATCTACCAGGAAGCCTTCCACTGGGCGCAATCAGTCGAGGCCGAAGCTCGATCCGACGCCTTCTCCCGGAtagccatcgtcgccgccgacaacgaTGAGCCGGGGACGGCCACCGAAGCCTACTCCAGCCTGCCCGACTCGGATGCTCAAGCCCTGGTCGGCCCGACGATTGCCCTTCTCGCCATGAACATCCGCAAGGGCGACGTTGCTGCCGCGACAAAGTACTGGCACACGCTCACTCGTCCCGAGGTTCGCGCCACGGCCTCCTTCATCGAACCCACGGCCATGTATGCCGTGGCGTTGATTGGCTCTGGTCAGGTGGCCGAAGGACTGGCCCAGTCCGAAGCCATGTTCCAGCGCATACGGGCCTCCGATGTCGAGTCGCGAACGCAGCTTGCTGAGGAGATTGAGGAAGGCGTCGACTTCATTCGTCGTTACATGGAGACGCGTGAACTGGCGGATCCTCGCGAGCTGGCAtcgccgctctcgacgaTGCGCTCGCAATCCCTGAGCGACTCACCCttcccgtcgacgccgacggtaTCTAGCTTCGAGGACAGCTTCGACCCTTACGCTCAGAGCACCGACTTCAAGGGCTCGTCTCTCATCGCCGGCGATCTCGAAGGCAGCCACGGCCGCAAGGGctcccgcctcgacgaggcgctcgGTCGGTTTCGAAACATTCGCCGTGCTGGACGACACCCTCGGTACGTGACGTACGCCAAGCTCATTTCGGCGGCTGCTCGGGACGGCAAGATGGAGCTGTGCAACGAGATATACGCCATGGCCCGCACGGACATGCCGCTGATGGCTCAGTACGCGACGGTCCGATATGGCTGGTCCTCGATTCTCGACGCCATGGTCGGTGCCTGTCTGACGACGGGCAACCGCGGACGCGCAGAAGAATTTCATGGGAAGCTTCTGGAAATCGgcgcgacgccctcggcgaaCACGTTTGGCCTCTACATCACGACGCTCAAAGATTCGACCAAGACGTTCGACGAGGCTTCCGAGGCCGTCCGCATCTTTCACCGGGCCAAGACCGAAGGCGTGGAGCCGAGCTCCTTCCTGTACAACGCGCTCATCGGCAAGCTCGGCAAGGCTCGCCGCATCGACGACTGCCTCTTCTACTTTGCCGAGATGAGGGCGCTGGGGATCAAGCCGACCTCGGTGACGTACGGGACCATTGTCAACGCGCTGTGCCGCGTGAGCGATGAGAAGTTTGCCGAGGAGCTGTTTGACGAGatggaggcgatggcgaacTACAAGGCCCGGCCTGCGCCTTACAACAGCATGATGCAGTTCTTCCTGACGACGAAGCGGGACAAGGGCAAGGTGCTTGCCTACTACGACCGCATGTTGGCCAAGGGCATCGCCCCGACGTCGCACACGTACAAGCTTTTGGTCGACACGCACGCGACGCTCGACCCGGTCGACATGACGGCCGCCGAGAAGGTGCTCGACGCGATTCGAACGTCGGGCCTGCGACCGGAGCCGGTGCACTACGCGTCCCTCATCCACGCCCGGGGCTGCGTCCTCCACGACATGGAGGGTGCGCGCAAGCTcttcgatgccgtcgtccggGACCGATTGGTGCCCGTCAACGCGAGCTTGTTCCAGGCGCTCTTCGAATCCATGGTTGCCAACCACGAGGTTGCGGATACCGAGGCTCTACTGGCGCGAATGCGCGCGATGCGCGTCGAGCTGACGCCCTACATTGCCAACACGCTCATCCACGGCTGGGCCGGGCAGGGGAAGATCGACAAGGCGCAGGAGATTTACGACGCCGTGGCGCGCGAGGATCGCGAGCCGAGCACGTACGAGGCCATGACCAGGGCttcccttgccgtcgacgaaagGGAGCGAGCgaagggcgtcgtcgccgagatgCTCACCCGCGGATACCccagcgccgtcgtcaacaGGGTGCTGGAACTCCTTGGTGGTGGGCAGGAAGCGGCCACGTCCTAAGGTGGCATCGCGGCCATGGATGGCGCGATATTGGCATGGCGAAGAGCACGTGTTTGTCTTTGCGAACCCCATTGTGTGATACCCAGTCCCTTTTTCCTCGTTTTTTTTGCTTTCTTGATTATTCTGGGTTGGAACCCGATTGGATGAGATTGGGGGAGCTGGGCGTGCTACGAGAGACCCTTTTGAGATTTCCATGTTTGTTGCATGCTGCTCGGCGCATACCTTTTTGAGGGAGTTTTTGAGCGAGGTGTTTgtcagcctcgacgaccggCTTTGGCTGCGATGGATTCATGGGCTGTTTGGCCACCGATAGACACATCCCCTCTCGGCATAACATAAAAAGCAAAAGCAACATCAGCATCTGGGGCAGATGGCAGATGGAAGCGGAACgaacggtggcggcggcggcggtggctgTCTCGAGAGCAGCAAGGAAGCCTGctggctgtactgtacgagtgTAGGAATAATACCACGCATATCGATCGAACAGTTTGCCACTAGTCCATGATGACGACCGCCATGTGAAGGTGTCGACACTTGTCCATGTAACGCAATTTCCCGTCGATGACACGGAGAGTCGTGCCGAGTATTCAGAGCACAGTTTGGGTGAAGCGTACACTGTACTGTCTAGCGGAAGTACCCCGTACCTTCTAGCGCAGCACTGCAGTTGGCGGTCACGGAGCTTCCAGAAGCTACAGGCTTGCTTTGCCCCTCCCCCACCATTTCTCCTACGGTACACCCCACGTTCATCTCGCTCACCACCAACGTCCACTTCCCGAGCAGCCTTCTTCACGTCGCACCTCACGCCTAGTTGCACATCTTCTTTGCCATACTTGAGACGATCTCGGAGAACATCGGCACATGGCTGGCCACCAAAaccgcaccgtcgccgtttCCGCCCCGGGCAAGGTGCTGCTCGCGGGAGGGTATCTTGTCCTCGACCGGCAGCACACGGGTCTCGTCTTGGGGCTGAGCGCCAGGATCAacatcgtcggcagcgggATCGAGACGAGCGAGGGCGTCCAGTTGAACGAGATTGTAGTCGAGAGCCCACAGTTCCTAGAAGCCCAGTGGCGATATGGATATCACCTCGCTccccacggcggcggcatcaagGTCACGCAGCTGCAGGTGTACGTAACGGTTCCGCCCAGACACCTGTCTCGCCTCCTTCGCTCACCTCCATGTCTTCTTCCATTGCAGGGGCGACAAAATCAGCGCCAACAGCTTCGTCGAGACAACGCTCAGCTACGTGCTCAGCTACATCGACCACATGACGACCAAGTCGGCGGCGCACGGCAAGATCAGCTCGGTGcgcctcgtcatcctcgccgacaac of the Drechmeria coniospora strain ARSEF 6962 chromosome 01, whole genome shotgun sequence genome contains:
- a CDS encoding pentatricopeptide repeat protein, with translation MPTIYSSLYTNFIRQGSTFAKSITTHGYAQSVVAATHPHVLNSQNRPVFGRPHASRLNRLASLNLHSAFLTERTGAGLSSDQRHGHLHGGLDAYFEALQNQEADGEVDGEWTQFEFQKRIEWKPSSSTVLNGEEDAGPGEELVADEPSEAVAAFSEEEAAALAHIDAALEKEIEARNVPPSSLPGSVPVSRSQTPGVDVRTPPPSVDSQSQSYSDHLAKLSAASRYSEIPAVFEAMLVTGVKPMARSYNALLMAAIHIPSKKSEVVSKALDVYADMVRRRVSPDGDTYNIIVGLLASRSLEVAEMKAVLDQKRLRFGGMDQPGKFMFASHELEHAILCEDDRLDLAMKLFDQSNDADAADYSAETYQRLISACGQAGRVSDMLRLFEHMESSKSVPFAAIFPTMITAFARRGDLVSAVECYNEYRSLAVAHDDGRAALHDRLDDQVYAAVINAYVISDKIEGAMKFFKKIVSEYGVRAVDVKDALVGGGFVQGFISRGIYQEAFHWAQSVEAEARSDAFSRIAIVAADNDEPGTATEAYSSLPDSDAQALVGPTIALLAMNIRKGDVAAATKYWHTLTRPEVRATASFIEPTAMYAVALIGSGQVAEGLAQSEAMFQRIRASDVESRTQLAEEIEEGVDFIRRYMETRELADPRELASPLSTMRSQSLSDSPFPSTPTVSSFEDSFDPYAQSTDFKGSSLIAGDLEGSHGRKGSRLDEALGRFRNIRRAGRHPRYVTYAKLISAAARDGKMELCNEIYAMARTDMPLMAQYATVRYGWSSILDAMVGACLTTGNRGRAEEFHGKLLEIGATPSANTFGLYITTLKDSTKTFDEASEAVRIFHRAKTEGVEPSSFLYNALIGKLGKARRIDDCLFYFAEMRALGIKPTSVTYGTIVNALCRVSDEKFAEELFDEMEAMANYKARPAPYNSMMQFFLTTKRDKGKVLAYYDRMLAKGIAPTSHTYKLLVDTHATLDPVDMTAAEKVLDAIRTSGLRPEPVHYASLIHARGCVLHDMEGARKLFDAVVRDRLVPVNASLFQALFESMVANHEVADTEALLARMRAMRVELTPYIANTLIHGWAGQGKIDKAQEIYDAVAREDREPSTYEAMTRASLAVDERERAKGVVAEMLTRGYPSAVVNRVLELLGGGQEAATS